Proteins encoded in a region of the Methanobrevibacter millerae genome:
- a CDS encoding TMEM175 family protein has product MRAEIHEKIESYNHNATPEELERIKKIKQKVINNHHFSEKFNKSPENMNKKQLNKHNKYYNYLNNILSIFQKNVDIDPGRLIGLTDGIFGMVMTLLIFGMALPEMELLSSGDFYNFIVSSIPTIGVTLVSFVLLASFWIYHHEFIKINNLNVPYLWLNMFFLASISFVPFTTSVVGNYSQFFLANVVFGLNIFLTNLFFVLMFLYADKMHFLEDKLSREEKKYTYNTFLIIMGLTVVINLLDFNFSRNFIYLFFLVPVISTIRDIMFRMKT; this is encoded by the coding sequence TTGAGGGCGGAAATCCATGAAAAAATTGAAAGCTACAATCATAATGCTACTCCAGAAGAGCTTGAAAGAATCAAAAAAATAAAGCAAAAAGTCATTAATAACCATCATTTTTCTGAAAAATTCAATAAAAGTCCAGAAAATATGAATAAAAAACAGTTAAATAAACATAATAAATATTATAACTATTTAAATAATATTCTATCTATTTTTCAAAAAAATGTGGATATTGATCCTGGGCGTCTGATTGGATTGACAGATGGTATATTTGGTATGGTAATGACATTACTTATTTTTGGTATGGCATTGCCTGAAATGGAATTATTGTCCTCTGGAGATTTTTATAATTTTATTGTTTCTTCAATTCCTACAATAGGTGTAACTCTGGTCAGTTTTGTTTTATTAGCTTCATTTTGGATTTATCATCATGAATTCATAAAAATTAATAATCTTAATGTACCATATTTATGGCTAAATATGTTCTTCCTAGCATCCATATCATTTGTTCCATTCACCACGTCAGTTGTCGGTAATTATTCCCAATTTTTCCTGGCAAATGTAGTATTTGGATTAAATATTTTCTTGACAAATTTATTCTTTGTATTAATGTTTTTATATGCTGATAAGATGCATTTTCTTGAGGATAAATTATCACGTGAAGAAAAAAAGTATACTTATAATACTTTTTTAATAATTATGGGTTTGACTGTTGTCATTAATCTTTTGGATTTCAATTTTTCCAGAAATTTCATTTATCTGTTCTTTTTGGTTCCTGTAATATCAACTATTAGAGATATCATGTTTAGAATGAAAACATAA
- the argF gene encoding ornithine carbamoyltransferase — protein sequence MDSLLSICDIKEDVSYIIDLAIKIKSGETEEKPLAGKTLAMIFQKSSTRTRVSFDVGMYQLGGRGIFLSSSDLQMGRGEPISDTARVLSRFVDGIMIRAIEHDDVIELAKYSDVPVISGLTNLEHPCQVLADALTIKEHFGSFENKKICFVGDGNNVCNSLLLIAPLLGMDISVACPEGYEPNEKILKIANEFAKENSTEITVSDDINVALDNVDVVYTDVWVSMGDEDEKAQREKDLAPYQVNQKLMDIANDDAIFMHCLPAIRGQEVSAEVIDGPQSVIYDEAENRLHAQKAVLYYYLKD from the coding sequence ATGGATAGTTTATTATCTATTTGTGATATTAAAGAGGATGTATCTTATATTATTGATTTAGCTATTAAAATAAAATCTGGAGAAACTGAAGAAAAGCCATTGGCAGGCAAGACTTTAGCAATGATTTTTCAAAAGTCTTCCACAAGAACCAGAGTTTCATTTGATGTTGGAATGTATCAATTAGGAGGAAGAGGAATTTTTCTATCTTCCAGTGATCTGCAAATGGGCAGGGGAGAGCCTATTTCAGATACTGCACGTGTCTTAAGCCGTTTTGTTGACGGAATAATGATTAGGGCTATTGAACATGATGATGTGATTGAACTCGCTAAATACTCTGATGTACCAGTAATAAGTGGATTGACTAATTTAGAACATCCTTGTCAGGTTTTAGCAGATGCATTGACAATTAAAGAACATTTTGGTTCATTTGAAAATAAAAAAATATGTTTTGTCGGTGATGGAAACAATGTATGTAATTCCCTTTTATTAATTGCTCCTCTTTTAGGTATGGATATTTCTGTTGCCTGTCCTGAAGGTTATGAACCAAATGAAAAAATTTTAAAGATAGCCAATGAATTTGCAAAAGAAAATAGCACTGAAATAACTGTTTCTGATGATATAAATGTCGCCCTAGATAATGTTGATGTAGTTTATACTGATGTTTGGGTAAGTATGGGTGATGAAGATGAAAAAGCTCAAAGAGAAAAAGATTTAGCTCCTTACCAAGTTAATCAGAAACTAATGGATATAGCTAATGATGATGCTATATTCATGCATTGTTTGCCTGCAATCAGGGGTCAGGAAGTTTCAGCAGAAGTAATTGACGGACCACAGTCAGTTATTTATGATGAAGCTGAAAATAGGCTCCATGCACAAAAAGCTGTTTTATATTATTATCTAAAAGACTAA
- a CDS encoding zinc-ribbon domain-containing protein — MKFCPECGEENPDGSKFCRKCGINLVYEEPKKEQTTAKKVTVETDQGPVHRTTVNTNSSTTANNNNDNSKLWGCCICLIFIFIIFAIFGH; from the coding sequence ATGAAATTTTGTCCGGAATGTGGTGAAGAAAATCCTGATGGAAGCAAATTCTGTAGAAAATGTGGTATTAATCTAGTTTATGAAGAACCTAAAAAAGAACAGACAACAGCTAAAAAAGTCACAGTTGAAACCGACCAAGGTCCAGTTCATAGAACAACAGTCAATACGAATTCATCAACCACCGCAAACAATAATAATGATAACAGTAAATTATGGGGCTGTTGTATCTGTTTAATATTTATATTTATAATATTTGCAATTTTTGGCCATTAG
- a CDS encoding DUF2085 domain-containing protein — protein sequence MKYSKLLCHRIPERSFFYKNHQFPVCARCTGFYTGLAVFLIYNLFYPINYTINLLIISIILMIPAAIDGLTQLMELRQSNNNLRFLTGLVGGIGLIIFMKIVVKTFYYIIGVYL from the coding sequence ATGAAATACTCTAAACTTCTATGTCATAGAATACCGGAAAGATCATTTTTTTATAAAAATCATCAGTTTCCAGTTTGTGCGAGATGTACAGGATTTTATACCGGTTTAGCAGTATTTTTAATTTATAATTTATTTTATCCCATAAATTATACAATTAATCTATTAATAATATCAATAATATTAATGATTCCTGCTGCAATCGACGGACTTACTCAGCTAATGGAACTAAGACAAAGCAATAATAATCTAAGATTTTTAACCGGATTGGTTGGTGGAATTGGTTTAATAATATTTATGAAAATAGTCGTGAAAACTTTTTATTATATAATAGGTGTGTACTTATGA
- a CDS encoding isoprenylcysteine carboxylmethyltransferase family protein, translated as MIIISKQDSLPVYGVGPYLIAPMFVVSIMGVILSYYNMIPVYKIDSMYWLFVGLAVVLILDAAFLWLAAVRMSDISKRIENGELVSDGVYALVRHPIYSAWLQISIAIILFSQNIYLFILPIIFWIILSIALAKTEEKWLIEKFGDDYVSYAKTTNRFIPFSRLR; from the coding sequence GTGATTATTATTTCAAAGCAAGATTCTTTACCTGTGTATGGTGTCGGTCCATATTTAATCGCACCAATGTTTGTTGTTTCAATTATGGGAGTAATACTGTCTTATTACAATATGATTCCTGTCTATAAGATAGATTCAATGTATTGGCTATTTGTTGGACTTGCGGTTGTTTTAATTTTAGATGCTGCTTTCTTATGGTTAGCTGCTGTTCGAATGTCTGATATTAGTAAAAGAATTGAAAATGGAGAATTGGTTAGTGATGGTGTTTACGCACTTGTTCGCCATCCGATATACTCCGCATGGCTACAGATATCTATTGCAATAATATTATTTTCACAAAATATTTACTTATTTATCCTGCCGATTATATTTTGGATTATATTGTCAATTGCATTGGCCAAAACTGAAGAAAAATGGTTAATAGAAAAATTTGGGGATGATTATGTTTCATATGCTAAAACTACAAATAGATTTATTCCTTTTTCTAGACTAAGATAA
- a CDS encoding acetolactate synthase large subunit, which produces MRGGEAIIESLKKMGVETIFGYPGGQTIPFYDMLYDADINHILVRHEQAAAHAADGFARASGKVGVCLATSGPGATNLVTGIATSFMDSSPIVAITGQVPTHLIGNDAFQEADIMGITMPIVKHSYQPKNPNLIPSIIKTSFDIATSGRPGPVLIDVPKEVQEGELTEFNDDLIQTPGYNPTLKGNPRQIKKACELIKQAKRPLILVGAGVILANATEELNEFAHLINAPVMTSLLGKGAIDEYDELALGMLGMHGRKVSNDSINECDLLIAIGVRFSDRTTGRLDSFVPDSKVIHIDIDPAEIGKNVDVDLPIVGDAKNILSSLNDLFKGYKVTNDVNSWTDKIKQRKIDLLPRVTYDDVPLKPQTVIKEISEVLTADSILTTDVGQNQMWAAHFYNTQKPRKFISSGGLGTMGFGFPSAIGAKVACPEDPVVSINGDGGFLMVCQELATVYDYDLPVIAMVLENRTLGMVYQWQSLLYDGRHSQTEFKDSPDFVKLAESFGINAVKVEKPGETKEALKTAIKDNEAILIDVIIDSEEALPMLPPGAGINEMIGEYKLEKDVI; this is translated from the coding sequence ATGAGAGGCGGAGAAGCGATAATTGAATCCCTTAAAAAGATGGGAGTAGAAACAATATTTGGTTATCCTGGTGGACAGACCATACCTTTCTATGATATGTTATATGATGCAGATATAAACCATATCCTAGTTAGACATGAACAAGCAGCAGCTCACGCAGCCGATGGATTTGCAAGAGCTTCAGGTAAAGTTGGTGTGTGTTTGGCTACTTCCGGACCGGGTGCAACTAACTTAGTTACTGGAATTGCTACTTCTTTTATGGATTCTTCTCCTATTGTAGCTATAACAGGACAAGTTCCAACTCATTTAATAGGAAATGATGCATTTCAGGAAGCAGATATTATGGGTATTACTATGCCTATTGTTAAACATAGTTATCAACCTAAAAATCCTAATTTAATCCCTTCAATAATTAAAACTAGTTTTGATATAGCTACCAGTGGAAGACCAGGACCAGTTTTAATTGATGTTCCAAAAGAAGTGCAGGAAGGAGAACTCACAGAATTTAATGATGATTTGATTCAAACGCCAGGATATAATCCTACATTAAAAGGAAATCCCAGACAAATTAAGAAAGCCTGTGAATTGATTAAGCAAGCTAAAAGACCATTGATTCTTGTTGGTGCTGGTGTTATTTTGGCTAATGCCACTGAAGAGTTAAACGAATTTGCACATTTAATCAATGCACCAGTCATGACTTCACTTTTAGGTAAAGGAGCTATTGATGAATATGATGAATTGGCATTAGGTATGCTTGGTATGCATGGAAGGAAAGTTTCAAACGATTCCATTAACGAATGTGATTTGCTGATAGCTATTGGTGTTAGATTTTCTGATAGGACTACTGGAAGACTGGACAGTTTTGTTCCGGACAGTAAAGTTATTCATATAGATATAGACCCTGCAGAAATCGGTAAAAATGTTGATGTGGATTTACCTATTGTAGGGGATGCTAAAAATATTTTAAGTTCATTGAATGATTTATTTAAAGGTTATAAAGTAACCAATGATGTTAATTCATGGACAGATAAAATTAAGCAAAGAAAAATTGATTTATTGCCAAGAGTTACTTATGATGATGTACCACTTAAGCCTCAAACTGTTATTAAGGAAATCAGTGAAGTTTTAACTGCTGATTCTATTTTAACAACTGATGTCGGTCAAAATCAAATGTGGGCAGCTCATTTTTACAACACTCAAAAACCACGCAAGTTCATCTCTTCAGGGGGTCTTGGAACTATGGGATTCGGTTTCCCATCAGCTATTGGTGCTAAGGTAGCATGCCCTGAAGATCCTGTTGTCAGTATTAATGGTGACGGTGGATTTTTAATGGTTTGTCAGGAATTAGCTACTGTTTATGATTATGATTTGCCTGTTATTGCAATGGTTTTAGAAAACAGAACTTTAGGAATGGTATATCAATGGCAAAGTTTATTGTATGATGGAAGACATTCACAGACTGAATTTAAGGATAGTCCTGACTTTGTTAAATTGGCGGAAAGTTTTGGAATAAATGCAGTCAAAGTTGAAAAGCCAGGTGAAACCAAAGAAGCTTTAAAGACTGCAATTAAAGATAATGAAGCTATTTTGATCGATGTTATTATAGATTCTGAGGAAGCTCTTCCAATGTTGCCTCCAGGAGCAGGCATTAATGAAATGATTGGTGAATATAAACTTGAAAAAGATGTGATTTAG
- the ilvN gene encoding acetolactate synthase small subunit, whose translation MDVKYHVISTLVENKPGVLQKVAGLFTRRDFNIDSITVGESEVNGLARMVITVKADEKILEQVTKQLNKLVDVVKIKDISKNAVKRELCLIKVNIPNEKSRAEIMQYANIFRAKIVDVTEETLIIEITGDMEKINAFISLLKGYGIKKISRTGLTAMARGV comes from the coding sequence ATGGATGTAAAATATCATGTTATAAGCACGCTTGTAGAAAATAAACCTGGAGTCTTACAGAAAGTGGCTGGATTATTCACAAGAAGGGACTTTAATATTGACAGTATTACAGTAGGTGAGTCTGAAGTGAACGGACTTGCAAGAATGGTTATTACTGTAAAAGCTGATGAAAAAATATTGGAGCAAGTTACAAAGCAATTAAATAAGTTAGTTGATGTCGTCAAGATTAAAGATATTTCTAAAAATGCAGTTAAAAGGGAATTGTGTCTTATAAAAGTCAATATTCCTAATGAAAAATCTAGAGCAGAAATTATGCAATATGCTAATATTTTCAGAGCAAAAATTGTTGATGTGACAGAGGAAACATTAATAATTGAAATTACTGGAGATATGGAGAAAATAAATGCATTTATATCTTTATTAAAAGGTTATGGAATCAAAAAGATTTCAAGAACTGGTCTTACCGCTATGGCAAGGGGAGTTTAA
- a CDS encoding carbonic anhydrase has product MTILENVLKDNKEFVENFEGEEMSHHAAKKLAILTCMDCRLIDFFEPALGLKRGDAKIVRNAGNSIVGEDAIRSIGAALYNLGAEEVMVVGHTECGMAGADAEALKEKMLQRGIKEEDIAQYDLAEWIGGFESEEQNVIDVVEKIKNHPLIPDVPVHGLIIDIVTGELKVLVDGY; this is encoded by the coding sequence ATGACTATATTAGAAAATGTTTTAAAGGACAATAAGGAATTTGTGGAAAACTTTGAAGGCGAAGAAATGTCTCACCATGCAGCTAAAAAATTAGCTATTTTAACTTGTATGGATTGTAGATTAATCGACTTTTTTGAACCTGCTTTAGGTTTAAAAAGGGGTGATGCTAAAATCGTTAGAAATGCAGGTAACTCCATTGTTGGAGAAGATGCAATCAGATCAATAGGTGCAGCTTTATACAATCTTGGAGCTGAAGAAGTGATGGTCGTTGGTCACACTGAATGTGGTATGGCTGGTGCTGATGCTGAAGCTTTAAAAGAAAAAATGCTTCAAAGAGGCATTAAAGAGGAAGACATTGCTCAATATGATTTGGCTGAATGGATTGGTGGATTTGAATCAGAAGAACAAAACGTTATAGATGTTGTTGAAAAAATCAAAAATCATCCATTAATTCCAGATGTACCTGTACACGGTCTTATAATTGATATTGTAACTGGTGAGTTAAAAGTCTTAGTAGATGGTTACTAA
- a CDS encoding methylated-DNA--[protein]-cysteine S-methyltransferase, with translation MINSTYYSSPIGEILLVSKDNNLIGAWFEGQKHFLSTINEELMENEDEILFKAKSWLSRYFSGEKPNINELDLKPEGTDFRCDVWHILCEIPYGETVTYKEIADKIAQKRGIDKMSAQAVGGAVGHNPISIIIPCHRVVGSDGSLTGYAGGLDKKIFLLKHENPEF, from the coding sequence ATGATTAATTCAACGTACTATTCATCACCAATTGGAGAAATTCTGCTTGTTTCTAAAGATAATAATTTAATTGGAGCCTGGTTTGAAGGACAAAAGCATTTTTTATCCACCATTAATGAAGAGTTAATGGAAAATGAAGATGAAATCCTATTTAAAGCTAAAAGTTGGCTTTCCAGATATTTCAGTGGTGAAAAACCTAATATCAATGAACTTGATTTGAAACCTGAAGGCACTGACTTTAGATGTGATGTATGGCATATTCTCTGTGAGATTCCTTATGGTGAAACTGTTACATATAAAGAAATTGCAGATAAAATTGCTCAAAAAAGAGGAATCGATAAAATGTCTGCCCAAGCAGTTGGTGGAGCAGTTGGACATAATCCAATTTCAATTATAATTCCCTGCCATAGGGTTGTTGGAAGTGATGGAAGCTTAACTGGTTATGCTGGGGGATTGGATAAGAAAATATTTCTTCTAAAGCATGAAAATCCGGAATTTTAG
- the ilvC gene encoding ketol-acid reductoisomerase — protein sequence MKMYYDADVNTDVLEGKTIAVIGYGSQGRAQSRNMADSGANVIVGVRENGSSWNLVKEDGMTVKTIEDAAKEADIIHILLPDEIQEKVYKEQIAPYVESGNTISFSHGYNIHFGLIDPAEDVNIVMFAPKGPGSMVRRTYEEGFGIPGLVAVERDATGDAFQLALGMAKACGLTKAGVLETTFKEETETDLFGEQTVLCGGITELINAGFTTLVEAGYQPEIAYFETCHEVKLIVDLIYEKGFQGMWHDVSNTAEYGGLTRGNRIITQEAKDGMKQVLSEIQDGTFKKQWADENATNGANLKEMRAAQEQEDIEIVGARLRKACGLQKDD from the coding sequence ATGAAAATGTATTATGATGCAGATGTAAATACAGATGTACTTGAAGGTAAAACTATTGCTGTAATCGGTTATGGTTCTCAAGGAAGAGCACAATCCAGAAACATGGCTGATAGTGGTGCTAATGTTATTGTCGGTGTACGTGAAAATGGAAGTTCTTGGAATTTAGTTAAAGAAGATGGCATGACTGTAAAAACTATTGAAGATGCTGCAAAAGAAGCTGATATTATTCATATTTTACTTCCTGATGAAATCCAAGAAAAAGTATACAAAGAACAAATCGCTCCTTATGTTGAAAGCGGAAATACTATTTCATTCTCTCATGGATATAACATTCACTTTGGATTAATTGACCCTGCTGAAGATGTAAATATTGTAATGTTTGCACCAAAAGGACCTGGATCCATGGTAAGAAGAACTTACGAAGAAGGATTTGGTATTCCTGGTTTAGTTGCGGTTGAAAGAGATGCAACCGGTGATGCTTTTCAATTAGCTTTAGGTATGGCAAAAGCTTGTGGATTAACCAAAGCTGGAGTATTAGAAACTACTTTCAAAGAAGAAACTGAAACTGACTTGTTCGGTGAACAAACTGTTTTATGCGGTGGTATTACTGAGTTAATCAATGCAGGATTCACTACATTAGTTGAAGCTGGATACCAACCTGAAATCGCTTACTTTGAAACCTGTCACGAAGTAAAACTTATTGTAGACTTAATCTACGAAAAAGGTTTCCAAGGAATGTGGCATGATGTAAGTAACACTGCTGAATATGGTGGTTTAACAAGAGGAAACAGAATCATTACTCAAGAAGCAAAAGACGGTATGAAACAAGTTTTAAGTGAAATCCAAGATGGAACTTTCAAAAAACAATGGGCTGATGAAAACGCTACCAACGGAGCTAACTTAAAAGAAATGAGAGCAGCTCAAGAGCAAGAAGACATAGAAATTGTTGGTGCAAGATTAAGAAAAGCTTGTGGATTACAAAAAGATGATTAA
- a CDS encoding methanogenesis marker 12 protein, which yields MAFIGMDHGTTGISFCIMDDDAEIIDIFKIDREDSKSGKVSAIEELSKRCDLESVKLMAITYAMGDGISDILPTEKVEDRGILSINGAGKVTGGGTSVFSELENSNIPSIMIPGLHKNSTSLDELFNAAYSHQASPEKVSISYNAIKETGWQNFIVADISSNSVNILIEDSKIKGAIDACLGAMGIVHGPIDLEMIRDIDEGRRTANECFSHAGAVKIAGIDGKVANMKNQLLENYRNGDEKAKLAIDTLIMTVAMEIAGLVVVCENEIEGIVLTGSIGSATEPFNFEDEINKYFKNKYELKVISKESGAIGAAQIAYDVYNGEDNILGINVDLS from the coding sequence ATGGCTTTTATTGGAATGGATCATGGTACTACAGGAATCTCTTTTTGTATCATGGATGATGATGCGGAAATTATTGATATTTTTAAAATTGATAGAGAAGATTCTAAAAGTGGTAAGGTTTCGGCTATTGAAGAATTATCAAAAAGATGTGATTTGGAATCTGTAAAGTTAATGGCAATCACTTATGCAATGGGTGATGGTATAAGCGACATTTTACCGACTGAAAAGGTTGAAGACAGGGGAATATTATCAATCAACGGTGCAGGTAAGGTCACTGGGGGCGGAACCTCCGTATTTTCAGAACTTGAAAATTCAAATATTCCAAGCATCATGATACCGGGTCTTCACAAGAATTCTACTTCATTAGATGAATTATTTAATGCAGCTTATTCACACCAGGCCAGTCCTGAGAAGGTAAGTATTTCATATAATGCAATCAAGGAAACGGGTTGGCAAAATTTTATCGTAGCGGACATATCATCAAACAGCGTTAACATACTGATTGAGGATTCCAAAATCAAAGGTGCAATTGATGCATGTCTTGGTGCAATGGGTATAGTTCACGGACCAATTGATTTGGAAATGATACGTGACATTGACGAAGGCAGAAGAACTGCAAATGAATGCTTTTCACATGCAGGTGCAGTAAAAATTGCCGGAATCGATGGTAAAGTAGCCAACATGAAAAATCAGCTATTGGAAAACTACAGAAATGGTGATGAAAAAGCAAAGTTGGCTATTGACACATTAATCATGACTGTGGCAATGGAAATTGCAGGTCTTGTTGTAGTTTGCGAAAATGAAATAGAGGGTATTGTCCTGACGGGTTCCATTGGAAGTGCAACTGAACCGTTCAACTTTGAGGATGAAATCAACAAGTATTTCAAAAACAAATATGAATTGAAAGTAATATCTAAAGAATCCGGAGCTATTGGTGCGGCTCAAATTGCATATGATGTTTATAATGGTGAAGATAATATTTTAGGCATTAATGTTGATTTATCTTAA
- a CDS encoding LSM domain-containing protein, translating into MTDKDQVNRLFNQFKNKNVTVELRDNNQAEGKIIAIDNYLNIVIENENGIETLKGGNIVFVSLNE; encoded by the coding sequence ATGACAGATAAAGACCAAGTAAACAGATTATTTAACCAGTTTAAAAATAAAAATGTAACTGTTGAGTTAAGAGACAACAATCAGGCTGAAGGAAAAATCATAGCTATTGATAATTATTTAAATATTGTTATAGAAAATGAAAATGGTATAGAAACCTTAAAAGGCGGAAATATTGTTTTTGTTAGTTTAAATGAATAA
- the surE gene encoding 5'/3'-nucleotidase SurE — MKILISNDDGVTASGIFASKKAVEDLGDTLVIAPELQQSGIGHALTLYEPLRVKERILKDGSIAYGVTGTPTDAVTIGLFELLDEKPDLMISGINTGFNLGKAELTTSGTVGAALEAASFGIPTIAISQEVTRDDIKFENGEVDIDFSFAEKMLNKLAKIVLKKGLPEGIDLLNVNIPANPINDEFEVVKLGNRMYNPIMEKRLDPRGQPYYWIGGEPYTSDKKGSDGYELKVAQKTTITPLKIDLTGDLNLLKDYLEI; from the coding sequence ATGAAAATCTTAATATCAAATGATGATGGAGTAACCGCATCAGGAATATTTGCATCCAAAAAAGCAGTCGAGGATTTGGGTGATACATTAGTCATTGCACCAGAATTACAACAAAGTGGAATTGGACACGCATTAACATTATATGAGCCATTAAGAGTAAAAGAAAGAATTTTAAAAGATGGAAGCATAGCTTATGGAGTTACAGGAACACCAACAGATGCCGTGACAATAGGCCTATTTGAATTACTTGATGAAAAGCCGGATTTAATGATATCCGGAATAAATACTGGTTTTAATTTAGGAAAAGCAGAGTTAACTACATCCGGAACAGTGGGGGCTGCACTTGAAGCAGCAAGCTTTGGAATTCCCACAATAGCCATTTCCCAGGAAGTGACAAGAGACGACATTAAATTTGAAAATGGGGAAGTGGACATTGATTTTAGTTTTGCTGAAAAAATGCTTAACAAGTTAGCCAAAATAGTATTGAAAAAAGGATTGCCCGAAGGCATTGACTTATTGAATGTGAATATTCCGGCAAACCCGATTAATGATGAATTTGAAGTAGTTAAATTAGGAAATAGAATGTATAATCCAATAATGGAAAAAAGACTGGATCCAAGAGGGCAACCATATTACTGGATTGGCGGTGAACCTTACACATCAGATAAAAAAGGCAGCGACGGTTATGAATTAAAAGTAGCTCAAAAAACTACAATAACTCCATTAAAAATAGATTTAACTGGAGATTTGAATTTATTAAAAGATTACTTAGAGATTTAA
- a CDS encoding IS4 family transposase produces the protein MYSFDRFIKNFFRLFECFISKRYITEDNRFIRDRKMTQKEYTAFILSQRSCTSYIETIRFFTMWMKKDFETISSQGIGKQRMFIDPKVFIDMYECFIDELYNKFPGFSKFKGYIVSACDGSIVDLPNVTLTREEFPVGDENLLKEKRIRARVSCVLDVHSKHILTVKIVETVVNEIDLAIEHLNNLKQRLDITKLITIYDRGYPSIELMAKTIDLNSKFLIRLPKNVFAHQIKQMKTNDEIIQINMTNNRLKKFDDENLKEKARKMGRLEIRIALIDIGNEEPEILATNLTPEEFSTEDLKELYAKRWTVETGFDRLKNLIEIEDFSGIRRQIIEQDFYAHIFVYNLAITIKNHAENNITRTPRNKDKKIIYQSNFAKIIGNIYLFFFDILFGSRTKREEIIDFYNKRSIQRTNTIRRTSI, from the coding sequence ATGTATTCTTTTGATAGGTTTATCAAAAATTTTTTTCGATTATTTGAGTGTTTTATATCAAAAAGATATATTACTGAAGATAATCGATTTATTAGGGATAGAAAAATGACTCAAAAAGAATATACTGCATTTATTCTTTCCCAAAGGAGCTGTACTAGTTATATTGAAACGATTAGATTTTTTACTATGTGGATGAAGAAAGATTTTGAAACGATTTCGAGTCAGGGAATTGGAAAACAGAGAATGTTTATTGACCCTAAAGTGTTTATTGACATGTATGAATGTTTTATTGATGAATTATATAACAAATTTCCAGGATTTTCAAAATTTAAAGGATATATTGTCAGTGCGTGTGATGGGAGTATTGTTGATCTTCCAAATGTTACTTTAACACGTGAAGAATTTCCTGTTGGTGATGAAAACTTGTTAAAAGAAAAAAGAATTCGTGCAAGAGTTTCATGCGTATTGGATGTGCATTCCAAACATATTTTAACTGTAAAAATTGTTGAAACAGTAGTAAATGAAATTGATTTAGCAATAGAACATCTAAATAACTTAAAACAACGATTAGACATCACAAAATTAATTACAATTTATGACAGGGGTTATCCATCAATCGAATTAATGGCAAAAACTATTGATTTGAACTCAAAATTTTTAATAAGACTACCAAAAAACGTATTTGCACATCAAATTAAACAAATGAAAACCAATGATGAAATAATACAAATCAACATGACAAACAACAGATTAAAGAAATTTGATGATGAAAATTTAAAAGAAAAAGCAAGAAAAATGGGACGATTAGAAATAAGAATAGCATTAATAGATATTGGAAATGAAGAACCAGAAATACTAGCAACAAATTTAACACCAGAAGAATTCTCAACAGAAGATTTAAAAGAATTATATGCAAAAAGATGGACAGTAGAAACAGGATTCGATAGATTAAAAAATCTCATCGAAATCGAAGATTTCAGCGGAATACGAAGACAAATAATCGAACAAGATTTTTACGCACATATATTCGTTTATAACCTAGCAATAACCATAAAAAACCACGCAGAAAACAATATAACAAGAACACCCAGAAATAAAGATAAAAAAATAATTTATCAGTCGAATTTCGCAAAAATAATAGGAAATATCTATTTATTCTTCTTTGACATACTATTTGGATCGAGAACAAAAAGAGAAGAAATAATCGATTTTTATAATAAAAGAAGCATCCAAAGAACTAACACAATACGAAGAACATCAATATGA